In Microcella indica, the genomic window GGTGACGGCGAGCGCTCTCGTGCGCGGGCTGGCGACTGCGCAGCGCCTCATCGGCCCCGCGAGCATCCTTCTGGCCGGTGGCATCCTGCTCGAGGTGGGCGCTCGACGCGGCGACCTCGCGAGCGTCGCACCGCTCGCGGCGCTCCTCGCCCTCATGCTCGTCAGCTCGCTCGCGCTCGCGTGGCGACCGACGGCGCTGCTCGCGGCGGCGCAGCTCGCGCTCGGCACCGTCGCCGGCACGGTCTATGCGGCGGTCGCGATGCTCACGCTGTCGCGGGGCGAGTCGCAGAGCGCCTACCTCATCGAGGCCGTCGCGACCGCCCTCATCTTTATCGGCGCGATCCGACCGCGCGCCTCGAACGGCATTCTGTGGGTCTCGGGCGCGTGGCTCGCGGGCAGCGTCTCCCTCGCCGCGGGGGCCGCGCTCGTCGGGGAGACCTACGTGCTCTCCTGGGACCGCGTGACCGACGCCGGCATCATCTGCGGGGCGTACGCGATGGTCGCGATCGGCTGGCGCCGCCGGCGGGAGCGCCTGCCCGAGCTGCCTGCGCTGACGCAGTCCTCCCGCAGCGGCGAGGATCAGCGCGTGCGGGAGCGCGCCGCGACCGCGGTCGTGCACGACACGGCGCTCGCCGCGCTCACGCTCGTCGCGCGCAGCGCGCCCGAGCTCGACGCGCGGCTGCGGCAGCGCATCCGTCGTGATCTTCGCATCGTCGCGACCGCGACGGTGTCTCCACGCGGCACGTCGCCGGCACCGGATCCGCGGCGCGCGAGCCTCGGTGCGCGCC contains:
- a CDS encoding sensor histidine kinase, encoding MTTADATASALRLPPPREVTASALVRGLATAQRLIGPASILLAGGILLEVGARRGDLASVAPLAALLALMLVSSLALAWRPTALLAAAQLALGTVAGTVYAAVAMLTLSRGESQSAYLIEAVATALIFIGAIRPRASNGILWVSGAWLAGSVSLAAGAALVGETYVLSWDRVTDAGIICGAYAMVAIGWRRRRERLPELPALTQSSRSGEDQRVRERAATAVVHDTALAALTLVARSAPELDARLRQRIRRDLRIVATATVSPRGTSPAPDPRRASLGARLLAIVDDVRWRGMRVDVAGADAALGYPGDDAAEAILGATAAALDNVVAHSGTTHADVTLGSAEGLLTVMIVDGGRGFDPATVPADRLGLRESVVGRVERVGGSARVWSGSTGTTVLLSVPAEPVATVDEVER